In Hippoglossus stenolepis isolate QCI-W04-F060 chromosome 5, HSTE1.2, whole genome shotgun sequence, one genomic interval encodes:
- the pclob gene encoding protein piccolo isoform X4, translating into MPQPSPASAKPETQATPAIKKAEPTPAATESQAKPAPIKAVPVPSPKMDPTSVKMETTPTAALTQTEHKTTVIPTAAKGSPVTEEKQPPVLFKAEPTMATLIKTDVQEKADVPNADIPKTLETKENEVKKEFSGMEIPISEKSEPDIPKVKIDAVIATAFLPPVTEATAVSTSPLAAEDALPGVPVTEVKSTPLSAPETIIKEEKPDDDVKQTEPTKSVQQIEVEPDTAQETQLVLEAEPVTEADIKKMANTLAEKIVVTSTPETTPVSTKSIIIKDQDETKKEPMTERNVSLTTGQVLPAMATKPKSKEEEHDDDQPQILPILQELTDEQVVSDIRENDKNTEPSMPVNKEVKAERRRLSFQAINESSESDLTPSPSNRFQRRRLKVTHVSSSSEDIKTESPDSSDDDEEFIRKQIMGMGDEEEMSLSDNEKGNDLANEGVDNEAELDNTTVTTKPLLREGSIDNEDNSARKIALPKTDTATAQDVPETLPSTTFTKAMAVMRQRQSTDEEVESITESLSKGSSSVQVSSFTPGSSPTSASSLEEDSDSSPSHRKVSGDKRHRKGKHRQPTQLLSTIEDSSEEEKFGKDKDELRAHGQPLSPTEDVSSTNRPSSSEYYASIESEAEARQAVQRGRKPSPTVIPYTPTDPFEESEGFSKFLKSAEEAYEEIIQKTIPGESPPDIEPLYGGMAIEDYLYESLVEEPDIKLSESQEEEPTQNTGFEWNKKLRSPEEVYEEMMQKKRELMMIEQEFQQAQTAMECSPTGASVSGPPSVAETCVVTMPMEETFLTEQIDIPITGTETSNELTTKKKKRPAPPRPTEPPKRTDMTFVPSTPSVSIGFVRPMVPQDPALRKSLFPIPDLKITQCSSGEEEDDSLADEYGVGISSDITPSDDSETKEDPSMSPTLSETTDFEPICVVCEIPEPKPIPTPISAPELTSTPSPVSPASPATSPATPDSSLVSNATSSSPFQAQTPLSSDSTPLSTPTPPTSFVTQSPAEVSPPSPATIGAVPSSGDSIVTIPDVVSDPSKAQTTAAVQVKPSTTVLPTQIPVEMSPVPVVVQMPDLVSSPSQLPMEAPAVIQTSAPSPAPVVVSARPTALVTSTPVTFSTPASAHVVSGSVTLASCPGPVIVQMPDLVSTTSPISPRTPLPVSALVTTPAQAQAKVVHSVPVQSAVPSMSPMVIPALTQTAQLPGSAPASTAIVKKKVPPPPPPRSTSVSLPEPNTELPLVKTVQRVTPAVTTTIAMETTVAGQPMRSVVVDIQPRMEDIQSDSVDVPHIVTPTRQGHVVFIVPSGENKSLFGRTPQNIASTGSMTSTASLPKSTQIATDQVSASPSTYLSSVPVASAPPLPPKPVVGTTAIDTVEIHVADTPPPTSPKPTVYPKPPVPTPVSIVWQSTTPGPHVSVTTGHGQAAKPPPPIPPKPISIPAGLVFSHKPGESVKPPPPVAHKAATLPRTKQPPNALSLSLTRPVDSKFGATSPKSPLSPRYAKCLQTYVVITLPSEPGSPTESITVQAPIRRGSTPAARVSGVQTTPSEQKTPTEAFSAQATVKRTSIPTVRHPPPIPASLTVSLEGVTISEVVNGKEQTKEDSVSSVIQPSVADVITVSSDQVTSIQVHSVPLPIKKPYVQQQQQSITQPPPPPKTTSEVITMPPEPKVVIQPLTVQGTARAQSIPSVAQVTTAPPHISNETPVPQAPLPTVPVQPQPLKEVIVVPLQPVLPLDTMVLQDRPAVLPTTFLYSQVETQIEMPQDMPTDLIVTEGLIRSLIPGVSQQIPAEDQLAVVETVTDQIFPADTHTIAELTSVPQIVQPLHMLPIVTEHLYMQLPQLEADVVTVPTHFLTEVITMDSAIRIPTTAYPVPQTQHVTAEVIPTPEVTKLIPLTTVDRIMIPTVPELTQSPLLMEVQQMTVQPEVYHPVIPQVYGAITSSVISHSMPPLEVIAMQPERETPTEIITKNVDVCRASIPSTVPVGVITTEETTSRRRTSISSTVQPLHTSSEIFPYPVEYDIPTQVVTTEAFAASRRESITMQQPLTLAQVVNMPAEKDIPIDVYGVQVPYRRESIPSTEQHPQVLTYLSKYDQPLEIITDVYSRRTSLPNVQDIPQGVSGTPVTITKIQQESIESQEIRGPEKVVSSMSHMYSSSISTSGQPPESLPSLVTQVVTTEVQRMTVSVVHERLPQVPPPSVAITIQPDIAKVQSLPKQNGKIIYPGDVIDLRTMKVGLRMTEQGMDLSQPESRRQSFSSDSSGRQITAVQPEIVNLSSVITPATTLSVVTDSITIVTCTATIASYNNTPAEKPLDLQGPVTSLPLPLTTCKPFEPLAQIVYRPVNSQPLVSAVAFRAQDIPINLSFGALVSSEVKQPLTSTPAPISNGGPVLSLEATGAMDLSNYRPVRAMVALSGTSPGVVTTVVEDDGTPVDLTASRRSVCCDVIYKLPFTGSCRTLPPVITQPDNRFGYRDDHYQYDNAGIYGIKGMNGIKASMSETNLTEAGLFSHDSKNDYDYLSGPSDGAIDLTAAKLSPGKALDFTHKTTGVYPGMTSDPYSQIPAAAFGVNSALRTSDGIVYSSVSAPVPSTYAITTQPGSVFSTTFTPTSTVQNQSVPYPYGLIPTTDPGQIIPYDTGLPKELLPTALADIITGYPEMYSDTTLEAIAASLDALASSPIFPGLDNTKMAQYQMEREFLELEKLKQLCLAEELEWERQEIQRYREQEQLMVQRELEELQALKQQLLLQQEEEHHAHMVAQQETYVQQKEQLQQIQQLQIQLQRQLDEHYSSTGTTGNILDAKYAGVGDGGQYWPVKDESTTPSITAQLEESQDHISLGNKLQADHDTGKKIIDSGVQTDDEDSAEKQPVGRRKKNKRNVDSSAQTDDEDQDEWEAPTKARRRSRKHSSEGKHGSKVASIAIQTVAEISVQTDHSGTIKRPNVKMETKVEIIKHISAPENSQRGGSLSCQTDSDRRHIPIEVGYSTHLTTDVPTKTKIFYTAVSPLSPEKSLGGQRMLTADPTRFSSGPRILKTAQKSLSDPISLSPTREDRMSGYNADSYTGRGSPSGTGKKVKRTLPDPPPEDDSLTGRSGYSSNSARRRLARSTTMARAKILQDIDKELDLVERESSKLRKKQAELDEEEKEIDAKLRLWSKRLP; encoded by the exons ATGCCCCAGCCTTCACCTGCATCTGCGAAGCCAGAGACCCAGGCCACACCTGCGATCAAAAAGGCAGAGCCGACACCTGCAGCCACAGAATCACAGGCCAAACCTGCCCCCATCAAGGCAGTACCGGTCCCAAGCCCAAAGATGGATCCTACTTCAGTCAAGATGGAAACAACACCTACAGCAGCTCTCACTCAAACCGAGCACAAGACCACAGTCATTCCCACAGCAGCAAAAGGTTCACCTgttacagaagaaaaacagcctCCAGTATTATTCAAAGCAGAACCTACTATGGCTACTCTGATAAAGACAGATGTACAAGAAAAGGCTGATGTGCCAAATGCAGATAtccccaaaactctggaaactaaagaaaatgaagtgaaaaagGAGTTCAGTGGGATGGAAATTCCCATATCTGAAAAGTCTGAACCTGATATTCCAAAAGTCAAAATTGATGCAGTTATTGCTACAGCTTTCTTACCCCCAGTGACAGAGGCTACAGCTGTTTCCACCTCCCCTCTTGCTGCTGAGGATGCTCTGCCTGGAGTTCCAGTTACTGAAGTAAAGTCAACCCCTCTTTCTGCTCCAGAGACAATTATTAAGGAAGAAAAGCCTGATGATGATGTCAAACAGACAGAACCAACCAAATCTGTTCAGCAAATTGAGGTGGAACCAGACACAGCACAAGAAACACAGTTGGTATTGGAGGCAGAACCAGTGACAGAGGCAGACATCAAGAAAATGGCTAATACGTTGGCTGAAAAGATTGTTGTCACTTCAACTCCAGAGACGACACCAGTATCTACAAAGAGCATCATTATTAAA GACCAAGATGAGACCAAAAAAGAGCCAATGACAGAAAGAAACGTTTCCCTAACGACTGGACAGGTTCTCCCTGCAATGGCTACAAAGCCCAAATCTAAAGAAGAGGAGCATGATGACGATCAACCCCAGATTCTACCTATATTACAGGAATTAACGGATGAGCAGGTGGTTAGTGACATAAgggaaaatgataaaaatacagAACCATCCATGCCAGTAAATAAAGAAGTTAAAGCTGAAAGAAGGCGTCTAAGTTTCCAAGCAATCAATGAGAGCAGTGAAAGTGACCTCACACCATCACCCTCAAATAGGTTCCAAAGGAGGAGGCTAAAGGTGACACATGTTTCATCCAGCAGTGAGGATATCAAAACTGAAAGCCCTGAttcctctgatgatgatgaagagttcATCCGCAAGCAGATAATGGGTAtgggtgatgaagaggaaatgTCTCTTTCAGACAATGAGAAAGGAAATGATTTGGCAAATGAGGGAGTTGACAATGAAGCAGAGCTTGATAACACTACAGTGACAACCAAACCACTGCTGAGAGAAGGAAGCATAGACAATGAAGACAACTCAGCAAGGAAAATAGCTCTCCCAAAAACTGACACTGCAACTGCTCAAGATGTTCCTGAAACACTGCCCAGCACTACTTTCACGAAAGCCATGGCTGTcatgagacagagacaaagcaCTGATGAAGAAGTAGAGAGCATCACGGAATCTCTGTCAAAGGGATCCTCTAGTGTTCAGGTATCTAGCTTCACTCCTGGATCTTCACCTACATCAGCCTCATCACTTGAAGAGGACAGTGATAGCAGCCCCAGTCACAGGAAAGTCAGTGGGGACAAACGACATCGAAAAGGTAAGCACAGGCAACCAACCCAGCTTCTCTCAACTATTGAAGACTCGTCTGAAGaagagaagtttggaaaagataaagatgaaCTTAGAGCACATGGTCAGCCACTGTCTCCAACTGAAGATGTTTCCTCCACCAATAGACCATCTAGCTCTGAGTACTATGCCAGCATAGAATCAGAAGCAGAGGCTCGACAAGCTGTACAGCGAGGACGTAAGCCTTCCCCGACAGTGATACCATACACTCCCACTGATCCATTTGAAGAGAGTGAGGGTTTTTCAAAATTTTTGAAGAGTGCTGAAGAAGCATATGAGGAAATTATTCAGAAGACGATACCAGGAGAGAGTCCTCCTGATATTGAGCCACTCTATGGAGGAATGGCAATTGAGGACTATCTTTATGAATCCTTAGTAGAGGAGCCTGATATTAAGTTGAGTGAATCTCAAGAGGAAGAACCCACACAGAATACTGGCTTTGAATGGAACAAAAAGCTAAGGTCACCAGAAGAGGTTTATGAGGAGATgatgcagaaaaaaagagaattgaTGATGATAGAGCAAGAGTTTCAGCAGGCCCAGACTGCCATGGAATGTTCTCCTACGGGGGCTTCAGTCTCTGGGCCTCCATCAGTTGCTGAGACCTGTGTGGTAACTATGCCTATGGAGGAAACATTCCTCACTGAGCAAATTGATATTCCTATTACAGGCACTGAAACTTCCAATGAAttaacaacaaagaaaaagaaacggcCAGCTCCACCCCGCCCCACTGAACCTCCTAAGCGCACTGACATGACTTTTGTTCCCAGTACTCCAAGTGTGTCGATAGGTTTTGTTAGGCCTATGGTTCCTCAAGATCCTGCACTCAGAAAATCATTGTTCCCCATACCAGACCTCAAGATTACTCAGTGTTCATctggggaggaagaggatgacagTCTTGCAGATGAATATGGTGTCGGCATTTCCTCTGACATTACCCCCAGTGATGACTCTGAGACTAAAGAAGATCCGTCGATGAGTCCAACTTTGTCTGAAACCACTGATTTTGAGCCTATATGTGTGGTCTGTGAAATTCCAGAGCCAAAACCTATTCCAACTCCAATATCAGCCCCTGAACTCACCAGTACACCTTCCCCCGTATCACCAGCGTCACCTGCAACTTCACCAGCCACTCCAGATTCTAGTTTGGTTTCTAATGCTACTTCTTCATCCCCATTCCAAGCTCAAACGCCTCTTTCATCAGATTCAACTCCACTGTCTACGCCAACACCTCCAACTTCATTTGTCACACAATCACCTGCAGAGGTCTCGCCACCATCGCCTGCCACAATTGGAGCAGTACCGTCTAGTGGGGACTCAATAGTTACAATACCAGATGTGGTATCTGATCCATCCAAAGCTCAAACAACTGCAGCAGTTCAAGTTAAGCCTTCTACAACTGTATTACCAACTCAAATCCCAGTGGAGATGTCCCCTGTACCTGTTGTGGTCCAAATGCCAGACTTAGTTTCATCTCCATCTCAGTTGCCGATGGAGGCGCCAGCTGTCATACAGACTTCAGCACCAAGTCCAGCACCTGTTGTTGTCTCAGCTAGACCAACAGCCCTAGTTACATCCACACCTGTGACATTCTCTACTCCAGCTTCAGCTCATGTTGTGTCTGGTTCTGTCACTCTGGCCTCATGCCCTGGGCCAGTCATTGTCCAGATGCCTGACCTAGTTTCGACTACATCTCCAATCTCTCCACGGACTCCACTACCAGTTTCAGCCCTTGTAACAACCCCTGCTCAAGCCCAAGCCAAAGTGGTACACTCAGTCCCTGTACAATCAGCTGTACCATCAATGAGCCCAATGGTCATCCCAGCTCTAACTCAAACAGCCCAGTTGCCTGGATCTGCTCCGGCATCAACTGCTATTGTCAAAAAGAAggtcccaccacctccaccccctcGGTCTACCTCAGTGTCATTACCGGAACCTAACACAGAACTGCCACTTGTAAAGACTGTTCAGCGTGTCACACCTGCGGTGACCACTACCATAGCTATGGAAACCACAGTAGCTGGCCAGCCTATGCGGTCTGTAGTTGTGGATATACAACCAAGAATGGAAGATATACAATCAGATAGTGTGGATGTACCTCATATAGTGACACCAACCAGGCAAGGGCATGTAGTCTTCATAGTGCCCAGTGGGgaaaacaaatctctgtttGGACGAACCCCACAAAATATAGCGAGTACAGGGTCAATGACTTCAACTGCTTCTCTGCCAAAGAGTACTCAAATAGCCACAGACCAAGTTTCAGCCTCACCATCCACTTATCTGTCATCTGTGCCAGTAGCTTCAGCTCCACCACTTCCACCTAAACCTGTGGTAGGAACCACAGCTATAGACACAGTAGAAATACATGTAGCAGATACACCTCCTCCTACATCACCCAAGCCAACTGTTTATCCAAAGCCACCAGTTCCCACTCCAGTATCAATTGTATGGCAAAGCACAACACCAGGACCACATGTTTCTGTTACAACTGGTCATGGTCAAGCTGCCAAGCCTCCCCCACCCATACCACCTAAGCCTATATCAATTCCAGCTGGATTGGTTTTCAGCCACAAGCCAGGAGAAAGTGTCAAGCCACCTCCTCCTGTAGCCCATAAAGCCGCAACACTGCCCAGGACCAAACAACCTCCAAATGCTCTGTCACTTAGCCTAACACGACCTGTGGATTCTAAGTTTGGTGCGACGTCTCCCAAGTCACCTCTGTCTCCTAGATATGCCAAATGTTTGCAAACCTATGTGGTGATAACACTTCCATCTGAGCCTGGCTCACCGACAGAGAGTATAACGGTCCAGGCACCTATAAGACGAGGGTCCACTCCAGCTGCAAGAGTGTCAGGGGTACAAACCACACCTTCAGAGCAGAAAACACCTACTGAGGCATTCTCAGCACAGGCTACAGTGAAAAGAACCTCCATCCCCACTGTAAGGCATCCACCTCCAATACCCGCATCACTAACTGTGTCACTAGAGGGGGTCACAATCTCTGAGGTTGTGAATGGTAAAGAGCAAACCAAGGAAGACTCTGTATCTTCTGTAATACAACCATCTGTGGCTGATGTCATCACAGTGTCATCAGATCAGGTGACATCCATTCAGGTACATAGTGTACCTCTTCCAATCAAGAAACCCTatgtgcaacaacaacaacaatcaattacccagccaccaccaccacctaaAACCACATCTGAAGTCATCACAATGCCCCCGGAGCCAAAGGTTGTTATTCAACCACTAACAGTCCAAGGTACAGCAAGAGCACAGTCTATACCATCTGTTGCTCAGGTCACAACAGCTCCTCCAcatatttcaaatgaaacacCAGTTCCACAGGCCCCACTACCAACTGTACCTGTGCAACCACAGCCACTGAAAGAGGTTATTGTTGTACCACTGCAGCCTGTGCTACCTTTGGATACAATGGTTCTCCAAGATAGACCAGCTGTACTGCCCACAACGTTTCTTTATTCACAAGTTGAAACTCAAATAGAAATGCCACAGGATATGCCTACTGATCTCATTGTCACTGAGGGCCTTATAAGATCATTGATACCTGGAGTGAGTCAGCAAATTCCTGCTGAAGATCAACTTGCGGTTGTTGAAACAGTGACAGACCAAATATTTCCAGCAGATACTCACACAATTGCTGAACTCACATCAGTACCACAAATTGTTCAGCCTTTACACATGCTACCCATAGTGACAGAGCACCTATATATGCAGCTACCACAGCTTGAAGCAGATGTGGTCACTGTTCCTACACATTTCCTCACTGAGGTTATTACAATGGATTCTGCTATTAGAATACCAACAACAGCATATCCAGTACCACAAACTCAACATGTAACAGCTGAAGTCATCCCGACACCTGAAGTAACTAAGTTAATTCCATTAACCACAGTTGATAGAATTATGATTCCCACAGTCCCTGAACTAACACAATCACCTCTTTTGATGGAAGTCCAACAAATGACAGTCCAGCCAGAAGTATACCACCCTGTTATACCACAGGTCTATGGAGCAATTACATCCTCAGTCATTTCACATTCAATGCCACCACTGGAGGTCATTGCAATGCAGCCTGAACGTGAGACACCCACAGAAATTATAACAAAGAATGTTGATGTATGCAGAGCTTCAATACCATCAACTGTGCCAGTTGGAGTTATTACAACAGAGGAAACCACAAGTAGGAGGAGGACATCTATATCATCCACGGTGCAGCCACTACACACATCAAGTGAGATATTTCCCTATCCTGTGGAATATGATATCCCCACCCAGGTGGTTACAACTGAGGCCTTTGCTGCCAGCAGGAGAGAATCCATAACAATGCAGCAACCACTAACATTGGCACAGGTAGTAAACATGCCAGCTGAAAAAGATATTCCCATTGATGTTTATGGTGTTCAGGTTCCCTACAGGAGAGAATCCATTCCTTCTACAGAACAACATCCACAAGTGTTAACTTATTTATCGAAATATGATCAGCCTCTGGAGATAATCACTGATGTATACAGCAGGAGAACCTCATTGCCCAATGTACAGGACATTCCACAGGGTGTGTCTGGGACCCCAGTCACCATAACTAAAATTCAGCAAGAGTCTATTGAGAGCCAAGAGATTCGTGGACCAGAAAAGGTGGTGTCAAGTATGAGTCACATGTATTCGTCTTCAATTTCAACTTCAGGTCAACCCCCTGAAAGCCTGCCCAGCCTGGTCACTCAGGTGGTCACGACTGAGGTCCAGAGGATGACTGTCTCTGTTGTCCATGAAAGACTTCCACAGGTCCCTCCACCCAGTGTAGCAATCACTATACAGCCAGACATAGCTAAAGTCCAATCTCTGCCAAAACAGAATGGGAAGATAATATATCCTGGTGATGTTATCGATTTACGCACTATGAAGGTTGGCCTAAGGATGACGGAACAAGGCATGGACCTGTCACAACCTGAGTCACGTCGACAGTCTTTCTCAAGTGACTCTAGTGGGCGACAAATCACAGCAGTGCAGCCTGAGATAGTAAATCTTAGTTCAGTCATCACCCCTGCAACCACATTGTCGGTTGTCACTGACAGCATCACAATAGTCACATGCACAGCAACTATTGCCTCATATAACAACACTCCAGCAGAGAAACCTCTTGATTTGCAGGGCCCTgtgacatcattacctctgcctCTCACCACTTGCAAACCATTTGAACCACTTGCACAGATTGTATACAGACCTGTGAATTCTCAGCCCTTGGTCAGTGCAGTAGCATTTAGAGCTCAGGACATTCCCATTAATCTTTCTTTTGGAGCACTTGTATCTTCAGAAGTCAAACAGCCACTGACTTCAACCCCAGCTCCCATCAGCAATGGAGGTCCTGTGCTTTCCCTAGAAGCTACAGGGGCAATGGATCTGTCAAACTACAGACCAGTGAGAGCTATGGTAGCTTTGTCTGGCACAAGCCCAGGAGTGGTGACCACTGTTGTAGAAGATGATGGGACTCCAGTCGACCTCACAGCTAGTCGGAGGAGTGTATGCTGTGATGTTATTTACAAGCTACCATTTacaggaagctgcagaacaCTGCCACCGGTTATAACCCAGCCTGACAATCGTTTTGGTTACAGAGATGACCACTACCAATATGACAATGCTGGAATTTATGGTATCAAAGGCATGAATGGTATAAAAGCGTCAATGTCTGAGACCAACCTGACAGAGGCAGGACTCTTCTCCCATGATTCCAAGAACGACTATGACTATCTCAGTGGACCTTCGGATGGGGCTATAGACCTCACTGCTGCTAAACTTTCTCCTG GTAAAGCTCTAGACTTCACTCACAAAACTACTGGAGTCTACCCTGGGATGACTTCTGATCCATACTCCCAGATCCCTGCAGCTGCTTTCGGTGTTAATAGTGCTCTAAGAACCTCAGATGGAATCGTTTACTCCTCAGTCTCTGCCCCGGTTCCATCCACGTATGCAATTACAACTCAACCAGGCTCCGTGTTTAGCACCACCTTTACACCTACATCAACAGTCCAAAACCAGTCAGTGCCATATCCATATGGCTTAATTCCCACTACAGACCCAGGACAGATCATTCCTTATGACACAGGCCTACCTAAGGAGCTTCTACCCACAGCTTTAGCTGACATTATAACAGGCTATCCAGAAATGTACTCTGACACCACTCTGGAAGCAATTGCTGCCTCTCTGGATGCCTTGGCTTCTTCCCCAATATTCCCTGGCTTAGACAACACCAAGATGGCCCAGTATCAGATGGAGAGGGAGTTTCTAGAGCTAGAGAAACTTAAGCAACTGTGTCTTGCTGAGGAGCTAGAGTGGGAAAGACAGGAGATCCAGCGTTACCGTGAGCAGGAACAGCTTATGGTCCAAAGGGAGCTTGAGGAACTTCAGGCTctgaaacagcagcttctcctgcagcaagAGGAAGAGCACCATGCTCACATGGTGGCCCAGCAGGAGACGTATGTCCAACAgaaagagcagctgcagcaaatCCAACAACTCCAAATTCAACTCCAACGCCAGCTAGATGAGCACTACAGTAGCACTGGTACCACAGGAAACATCCTTGATGCTAAATATGCAGGAGTAGGGGACGGTGGTCAGTACTGGCCTGTCAAAGACGAGTCTACAACTCCATCAATTACAGCACAGTTAGAGGAAAGCCAGGACCATATTAGTTTAGGAAATAAGCTGCAAGCTGACCatgacacagggaaaaaaataattgatAGTGGAGTGCAGACAGATGACGAAGACTCAGCAGAAAAGCAGCCTgtgggaaggagaaaaaagaataaGAGAAATGTTGACAGCTCAGCTCAGACTGATGATGAAGACCAAGATGAATGGGAAGCCCCCACAAAAGCACGACGGCGCTCTCGAAAACATAGCAGTGAAGGGAAACATGGCTCTAAGGTCGCTAGCATTGCTATCCAGACAGTGGCGGAGATATCTGTCCAGACTGACCACTCTGGAACAATCAAACGACCCAATGTGAAGATGGAGACGAAGGTGGAAATTATTAAGCATATCTCAGCTCCCGAAAACTCTCAGAGAGGTGGCAGTCTTAGCTGTCAGACAGACTCAGATAGAAGGCACATACCTATTGAGGTGGGATACAGCACACACCTAACAACGGATGTTCCCACTAAGACTAAAATCTTCTATACTGCAGTCTCCCCGTTGTCCCCAGAAAAGTCACTTGGAGGGCAGAGAATGCTAACTGCTGACCCAACCAGATTTTCCTCTGGCCCTCGGATATTAAAGACTGCTCAAAAGTCTCTATCTGATCCTATATCCCTGAGTCCCACCAGGGAGGACAGGATGAGTGGATACAATGCAGACAGCTATACT GGACGAGGCTCTCCCTCTGGCACAGGAAAGAAAGTAAAACGGACACTGCCAGACCCCCCTCCTGAGGATGACTCTTTGACAGGAAGGTCAGGCTACAGCAGCAACTCTGCACGTCGTCGTCTTGCCCGCAGCACAACAATGGCTCGGGCAAAGATCCTGCAGGACATTGACAAGGAGCTCGATCTGGTGGAAAGAGAATCCTCTAAACTACGCAAAAAACAGGCTGAGctggatgaagaggaaaaagagattGATGCCAAGCTTCG CTTATGGTCTAAAAGGCTGCCTTGA